From Syngnathoides biaculeatus isolate LvHL_M chromosome 19, ASM1980259v1, whole genome shotgun sequence, a single genomic window includes:
- the LOC133492639 gene encoding E3 ubiquitin-protein ligase RNF31-like isoform X3, protein MGTLQKKMALQYFFFYFLGELRGKEYKPDSARPGAGGGRKAQMEEARRRGQALLTSGPAADVKAEVQLMAGFPLPPSQKYRHLKAEKMLKENLSGGDKAQVLESLGHLMKALNILEKYGNNLTSPNRPKWWRSVKYFNPVFRTTVDAIQGGRGVLFLYGYTEEQSDGLSFPDDVAEPDRETVATVTLEVMTLRSEIDMLIKGTHPHQEVFKDVVPHFVLQKGTTATDGVVIPPREDPPAPKPAPPPLLPKPRLAGVGVAQKPPTPQPPPPPSSAQCNLCGGPPMIFCPSCDSQSFCDACDDLFHRHPARANHKRDRGPKTMAEMCSICGVSSAHAQCATCVQALCLKCDDLFHSHPERKGHSRTVLAAAKSDSASTWTCVHCTAVNKSRDPLCATCKRGATPANTEWQCKSCTVINRGSSILCEVCERPRLAPRPSVAPGLSIPGSGSAAGVQSQWTCQVCTFVNTSSTAACEVCGSPAKPADGPPCPPPKSAVEAKPQAVPPQPKPRVSLELKRQDRMREDGLKLVRRFKEAEKRGISPEEVYAALRVCDGSGADPCDWQASELPHLLDEICAMAASVHASVSAGGEGVKLSRAEAKQAWLETGGDAERAVERLLRDRQMKRRPPVRGGPAAKRRRGEGGPVRAAAPPAGRLPQAHLERAARGARGPQPPRQRADVPSSAGAVRPAQLGALRADPVAAARAGRGLLAGGRGASGQGVARPRLHQAGPHQRVSVLPEHLPPQQGLTRKRNYRAVNVHLTSGSCFWTARAQMQSLTSCQCSVCLECFTQHFTITVRDKHIRDMVCPICRGPDINDPEQLDSYFSTLDIQLRECLEADVYELFHRKLTDHTLMKDPKFLWCCHCVSGFINEGEQMKVTCLSCCNSFCAQCKKPWEPQHQDLSCEQFQQWKRDNDVEYQKLGLAGYLRDNGITCPQCRFQYALTKGGCMHFSCTQCRYQFCSGCNNPYYKQSVY, encoded by the exons ATGGGGACATTACAGAAGAAAATGgcgttgcaatatttttttttttattttttaggagaGTTAAGAGGAAAAGAATACAAACCTGATTCAGCAAGGCCTGGTG CGGGCGGCGGCCGTAAAGCCCAGATGGAGGAGGCGAGGAGGAGAGGCCAGGCGCTCCTGACCTCGGGCCCCGCCGCGGACGTCAAGGCCGAGGTCCAGTTGATGGCCGGCTTCCCGCTGCCGCCGTCCCAGAAGTACCGTCACCTCAAGGCGGAGAAGATGCTGAAGGAGAACCTGTCTGGCGGCGACAAAGCTCAG GTGTTGGAGTCGCTGGGCCATTTGATGAAGGCCTTGAACATCCTGGAGAAATACGGCAACAACCTGACCAGCCCCAACCGGCCCAAGTGGTGGCGCAGCGTCAAGTACTTCAACCCGGTCTTCAGGACCACGGTGGACGCCATCCAG GGCGGCCGCGGCGTGCTCTTCCTTTACGGCTACACCGAGGAACAGTCGGACGGCCTCAGCTTCCCCGACGACGTCGCCGAGCCTGACCGCGAAACGGTCGCCACGGTGACGCTGGAGGTCATGACCTTGCGTTCGGAGATAGACATGCTCATCAAG GGCACTCATCCTCACCAGGAAGTCTTCAAAGACGTCGTCCCTCATTTCGTCCTTCAGAAG gGCACGACTGCGACCGACGGCGTCGTGATCCCGCCGCGAGAAGATCCGCCGGCGCCCAAGCCGGCTCCTCCGCCCCTGCTGCCCAAGCCCAGACTGGCGGGAGTCGGAGTTGCTCAGAAGCCGCCAACGCCGcagccgcccccgccgccgtcaT CGGCCCAGTGCAACCTGTGCGGCGGCCCGCCGATGATATTTTGCCCCTCGTGCGACAGTCAATCTTTTTGCGACGCGTGCGACGACCTCTTCCACCGCCATCCCGccagagccaatcacaagcggGACAGAGGACCGAAAACGATGGCGG AAATGTGTTCCATCTGCGGCGTGTCCTCCGCGCACGCTCAGTGCGCCACGTGCGTGCAGGCGCTGTGCCTCAAGTGCGACGACCTTTTCCACTCGCACCCCGAGCGAAAAGGTCACAGCAGGACGGTGCTCGCGGCCGCCAAGTCCGACAG CGCGTCCACGTGGACGTGCGTTCACTGCACCGCCGTCAACAAGTCGCGCGACCCGCTCTGCGCGACCTGCAAACGCGGGGCCACGCCCGCCAACACAG AGTGGCAGTGTAAGAGCTGCACAGTCATCAATCGAGGCAGCAGCATCCTTTGCGAGGTGTGCGAGCGCCCCCGTTTGGCCCCCCGCCCGTCCGTCGCCCCGGGGCTCTCCATCCCGGGTTCCGGTTCCGCGGCCGGAGTGCAG TCTCAGTGGACGTGTCAGGTCTGCACGTTTGTCAACACCTCGTCCACGGCGGCCTGCGAGGTCTGCGGCTCTCCGGCGAAACCGGCGGACGGCCCCCCGTGCCCGCCGCCGAAGTCCGCGGTCGAGGCGAAGCCCCAGGCCGTCCCGCCCCAGCCCAAGCCTCGGGTCAGCTTGGAGCTGAAGAGGCAGGACCGCATGAGGGAAGACGGACTCAAGCTTGTGCGCCGGTTCAAA GAAGCCGAGAAGCGCGGCATCAGCCCCGAGGAAGTGTACGCCGCGCTGCGCGTCTGCGACGGCAGCGGCGCCgacccctgcgattggcaggcctCGGAACTGCCCCACCTGCTGGACGAGATCTGCGCCATGGCGGCGTCCGTGCACGCGAGCGTCTCGGCCGGCGGCGAAGGCGTCAAGCTGTCGAGGGCCGAGGCCAAGCAGGCCTGGCTGGAAACTGGCGGCGACGCCGAGCGGGCCGTCGAGCGGCTGCTCCGAGACCGGCAGATGAAG CGACGCCCGCCAGTGCGAGGAGGCCCTGCGGCAAAGCGCCGGCGAGGTGAAGGGGGCCCTGTCCGTGCTGCAGCGCCCCCTGCTGGACGCCTTCCACAAGCGCATCTGGAGCGAGCAGCCCGAGGCGCCCGTGGACCCCAACCACCCCGACAAAGAG CGGATGTGCCGTCGTCTGCTGGCGCTGTACGGCCTGCCCAGCTGGGGGCGCTGCGAGCTGACCCTGTCGCTGCTGCAAGAGCCGGACGTGGCCTACTCGCTGGAGGACGTGGTGCAAGCGGTCAGGGAGTCGCACGACCGCGACTTCATCAAGCGGGTCCTCACCAACGAGTGTCCGTGCTGCCTGAGCATCTTCCCCCGCAGCAAGGTCTGACCCGGAAGCGCAATTACCGCGCGGTCAATGTTCATTTGACGTCGGGAAGTTGTTTCTGGACCGCTCGCGCGCAGATGCAGTCCCTGACGTCGTGCCAGTGCTCGGTTTGCCTGGAGTGTTTCACGCAGCACTTCACCATCACGGTGCGCGACAAGCACATCCGCGACATGGTTTGCCCCATCTGCCGCGGGCCCGACATCAACGACCCCGAGCAGCTGGACAGCTACTTCTCCACGCTCGACATCCAG CTGCGCGAGTGTTTGGAGGCTGACGTCTACGAGCTGTTCCACCGAAAGCTCACCGACCACACGCTAATGAAGGACCCCAAGTTCCTGTGGTGCTGCCAC TGCGTCTCAGGCTTCATCAACGAAGGCGAGCAGATGAAGGTGACGTGTCTGTCCTGCTGCAACAGCTTCTGCGCTCAGTGCAAGAAACCC TGGGAGCCGCAGCATCAGGATCTGTCCTGCGAGCAGTTCCAGCAGTGGAAGCGGGACAACGACGTGGAGTATCAGAAGCTGGGCCTGGCCGGATACCTGCGGGACAACGGCATCA
- the lsm5 gene encoding U6 snRNA-associated Sm-like protein LSm5: MAATQATNPSQLLPLELVDKCIGSRIHIVMKTDKEIVGTLLGFDDFVNMVLEDVTEFEITPEGRRITKLDQILLNGNNITMLIPGGEGPEV; this comes from the exons ATGGCGGCAACTCAAGCTACGAATCCTTCACAATTGCTCCCTTTGG AGCTGGTGGACAAGTGCATCGGTTCTCGCATCCACATCGTCATGAAGACGGACAAAGAAATCGTCGGCACGCTGCTGGGCTTCGATGACTTTGTCA ACATGGTCTTGGAGGACGTGACGGAGTT tgaaATCACACCAGAGGGTCGTAGGATCACCAAGCTGGACCAGATCCTACTCAACGGCAACAACATCACCATG CTCATCCCGGGTGGGGAAGGCCCGGAAGTTTAA
- the avl9 gene encoding late secretory pathway protein AVL9 homolog, which produces MEPRDRDEMRGPVLHIVVVAFHHKKGCQVEFSYPPLMAHEGHDGNMLPDEWKYLPFLALPDGAHNYQEDTIYFHLPPLSADGKCVYGVSCYRQIEAKALKVRQADVTRETVQKSVCVLSRVPLFGLLQAKLELITHAYFEEKDFSQISILKELYEHMNSSLRGSALDGSQVFLGLSPRDLILHFKHKVVVLFKLILLEKKVLFYVSPVSRLVGTLMTVLSLFPGMMEHGLVDSSHYRPKSSVSEESNRPASVSGAEEFVSVSPTEAGGEGDVASPASGNGGDRGDPHLKPPSRTSPESSESDWETLDPCVLDEAPKEGAEGEGPGTEATAPITVQPLGGQGGVAQGLLSGLEEDQYGMPLAIFTKGYLCLPYMALQQHHLLSDVSVRGFVAGATNILFRQQRHLSDAVVEVDEANVQIHDNELRKVLGLTTADLRFADYLLKHVTENRDDVFLDGTGWEGGDEWIRAQFALYLHALLASCLQEDNERLLADYGAAFIGAWKVTHNYRLWHSNKHAAMAAVTPGHPCQGQYSVADVKLRLSHSVHNSERGKKIGNAMMTTSRSVVQTGKAVGQSVGGALTSAKSVMSSWFSTLAQPAAASQPDAPAGQSEP; this is translated from the exons ATGGAGCCACGGGACAGGGACGAGATGCGGGGGCCGGTGCTCCACATCGTGGTCGTCGCCTTCCACCACAAGAAGGGCTGCCAG GTGGAGTTTTCGTACCCACCGCTGATGGCGCACGAGGGCCACGACGGCAACATGCTCCCCGACGAGTGGAAGTACCTCCCTTTCCTCGCGCTTCCCGACGGAGCTCACAACTACCAGGAAG ACACCATCTACTTCCACCTGCCCCCCCTCAGCGCGGACGGCAAGTGCGTCTACGGCGTGTCGTGCTACCGGCAGATCGAGGCCAAG GCGCTGAAGGTCCGCCAGGCCGACGTCACCCGGGAAACGGTTCAGAAGAGCGTCTGCGTGCTCAGCCGGGTG CCTCTCTTCGGTCTTCTGCAAGCCAAACTGGAGCTGATCACGCACGCTTACTTCGAGGAGAAAGACTTCTCCCAGATCTCCATCTTGAAG GAGCTCTACGAGCACATGAACAGCTCCCTGAGGGGCTCCGCCCTGGACGGCTCGCAGGTCTTCCTCG GGTTGTCGCCGCGagatctcatcctgcacttcaAACACAAG GTTGTCGTCCTCTTCAAGCTCATCCTGCTGGAGAAGAAG GTGCTCTTCTACGTGTCGCCCGTCAGCAGACTTGTGGGGACGCTGATGACCGTCCTGTCGTTGTTCCCCG GGATGATGGAGCACGGCCTGGTGGACTCGTCCCACTACCGGCCCAAGAGCAGCGTGTCCGAGGAGTCCAACAGGCCGGCGAGCGTCTCGGGGGCCGAGGAGTTCGTGTCCGTGTCGCCCACGGAGGCCGGCGGGGAGGGCGACGTCGCCTCGCCGGCCTCCGGTAACGGCGGCGACAGGGGGGACCCTCACCTCAAGCCGCCCTCCCGCACGTCCCCCGAGTCTTCGGAGAGCGACTGGGAGACGCTGGACCCCTGCGTGCTGGACGAGGCGCCCAAGGAGGGGGCGGAGGGCGAGGGGCCGGGAACCGAGGCCACGGCGCCCATCACGGTGCAGCCCCTCGGGGGGCAGGGCGGCGTCGCCCAGGGGCTGCTGTCGGGTCTGGAGGAGGACCAGTACGGCATGCCGCTCGCCATCTTCACCAAA GGTTACCTGTGTCTTCCATACATGGCGCTGCAGCAGCACCACCTTCTGTCGGACGTGTCGGTGCGCGGCTTCGTCGCCGGGGCCACCAACATTTTGTTCCGCCAGCAGAGGCACCTGAGCGACGCCGTCGTGGAGGTGGACGAG GCCAACGTCCAAATCCACGACAACGAGCTGCGCAAAGTTCTGGGCCTGACCACGGCCGACCTGCGCTTCGCCGACTACCTCCTCAAACACGTGACGGAGAACCGCGACGACGTCTTCCTGGACGGGACGGGCTGGGAGGGCGGCGACGAGTGGATCCGGGCGCAGTTTGCGCTCTACCTCCACGCCCTGCTGGCGTCCTGCCTGCAGGAAG ACAACGAGAGGCTGCTGGCGGATTACGGCGCCGCCTTCATCGGCGCATGGAAGGTCACGCACAACTACCGGCTGTGGCACAGCAACAAGCACGCCGCCATGGCTGCCGTCACGCCGGG ACATCCTTGCCAGGGCCAGTACAGCGTCGCCGACGTCAAACTGCGCCTGTCACA CTCGGTGCACAACAGCGAGCGAGGCAAAAAGATCGGCAACGCCATGATGACCACCAGCAGGAGCGTGGTCCAGACCGGCAAGGCCGTCG GTCAGTCAGTGGGCGGAGCCTTAACCAGCGCCAAGTCCGTCATGTCGTCCTGGTTCTCCACTCTGGCGCAGCCCGCCGCCGCGTCCCAGCCGGACGCTCCCGCGGGCCAGTCCGAACCCTGA
- the psme2 gene encoding proteasome activator complex subunit 2, translated as MPKSSVLKISPENAARVQTYHQALLNQANNLFSTVIPSKILQLDALLQDVSVTDMSSLKAPLDIPIPDPPPADEDMETNDEKKKKPKCGFIKSNEVIVALVGKLKPEIVGLRETIITVTCWIQHLIPKIEDGNDFGVAIQEKILERIAAVKTKVDGFQGNINKYFLERGDAVAKASKDTHVMDYRSLVHEKDVAVYSDIRMIILDLRSFYVELYDMISKNMEKVTNPKGEEKPSMY; from the exons ATGCCCAAAAGCTCCGTGTTGAAGATAAGCCCCGAAAATGCCGCGagg GTACAAACCTACCACCAGGCCTTGCTGAATCAG GCAAACAATCTCTTCTCCACTGTCATCCCTTCCAAAATCCTCCAGCTGGATGCTCTACTGCAG GACGTCAGCGTGACGGACATGTCGTCGCTCAAAGCGCCGCTGGACATCCCCATACCCGACCCGCCTCCCGCCGATGAG GACATGGAGACCAacgatgagaagaaaaaaa AGCCCAAATGCGGCTTCATCAAGTCCAACGAGGTGATCGTGGCGCTGGTGGGCAAGTTGAAACCCGAGATCGTCGGCCTGCGGGAGACCATCATCACC GTCACGTGTTGGATTCAGCACCTCATCCCCAAAATCGAAGACGGGAACGACTTTGGCGTCGCAATTCAG GAGAAAATCTTAGAGAGAATCGCAGCGGTCAAGACCAAAGTTGACGGCTTCCAGGGGAACATCAACAA GTACTTCCTGGAGAGGGGAGACGCCGTGGCCAAAGCCTCCAAAGACACTCACGTG ATGGACTACCGCTCGCTGGTCCACGAGAAGGACGTGGCCGTCTACTCCGACATCCGAATGATCATCCTGGACTTGCGCAGCTTTTAC GTGGAACTCTACGACATGATCAGCAAGAACATGGAGAAGGTGACCAACCCCAAAGGCGAGGAGAAGCCGTCCATGTACTGA
- the LOC133492639 gene encoding E3 ubiquitin-protein ligase RNF31-like isoform X4: protein MGTLQKKMALQYFFFYFLGELRGKEYKPDSARPGAGGGRKAQMEEARRRGQALLTSGPAADVKAEVQLMAGFPLPPSQKYRHLKAEKMLKENLSGGDKAQVLESLGHLMKALNILEKYGNNLTSPNRPKWWRSVKYFNPVFRTTVDAIQGGRGVLFLYGYTEEQSDGLSFPDDVAEPDRETVATVTLEVMTLRSEIDMLIKGTHPHQEVFKDVVPHFVLQKGTTATDGVVIPPREDPPAPKPAPPPLLPKPRLAGVGVAQKPPTPQPPPPPSSAQCNLCGGPPMIFCPSCDSQSFCDACDDLFHRHPARANHKRDRGPKTMAEMCSICGVSSAHAQCATCVQALCLKCDDLFHSHPERKGHSRTVLAAAKSDSASTWTCVHCTAVNKSRDPLCATCKRGATPANTEWQCKSCTVINRGSSILCEVCERPRLAPRPSVAPGLSIPGSGSAAGVQSQWTCQVCTFVNTSSTAACEVCGSPAKPADGPPCPPPKSAVEAKPQAVPPQPKPRVSLELKRQDRMREDGLKLVRRFKEAEKRGISPEEVYAALRVCDGSGADPCDWQASELPHLLDEICAMAASVHASVSAGGEGVKLSRAEAKQAWLETGGDAERAVERLLRDRQMKRRPPVRGGPAAKRRRGEGGPVRAAAPPAGRLPQAHLERAARGARGPQPPRQRADVPSSAGAVRPAQLGALRADPVAAARAGRGLLAGGRGASGQGVARPRLHQAGPHQRVSVLPEHLPPQQGLTRKRNYRAVNVHLTSGSCFWTARAQMQSLTSCQCSVCLECFTQHFTITVRDKHIRDMVCPICRGPDINDPEQLDSYFSTLDIQLRECLEADVYELFHRKLTDHTLMKDPKFLWCCHCVSGFINEGEQMKVTCLSCCNSFCAQCKKPWEPQHQDLSCEQFQQWKRDNDVEYQKLGLAGYLRDNGITCPQCRFQYALTKGGCMHFSCTQCRYQFCSGCNNPYYKSVY, encoded by the exons ATGGGGACATTACAGAAGAAAATGgcgttgcaatatttttttttttattttttaggagaGTTAAGAGGAAAAGAATACAAACCTGATTCAGCAAGGCCTGGTG CGGGCGGCGGCCGTAAAGCCCAGATGGAGGAGGCGAGGAGGAGAGGCCAGGCGCTCCTGACCTCGGGCCCCGCCGCGGACGTCAAGGCCGAGGTCCAGTTGATGGCCGGCTTCCCGCTGCCGCCGTCCCAGAAGTACCGTCACCTCAAGGCGGAGAAGATGCTGAAGGAGAACCTGTCTGGCGGCGACAAAGCTCAG GTGTTGGAGTCGCTGGGCCATTTGATGAAGGCCTTGAACATCCTGGAGAAATACGGCAACAACCTGACCAGCCCCAACCGGCCCAAGTGGTGGCGCAGCGTCAAGTACTTCAACCCGGTCTTCAGGACCACGGTGGACGCCATCCAG GGCGGCCGCGGCGTGCTCTTCCTTTACGGCTACACCGAGGAACAGTCGGACGGCCTCAGCTTCCCCGACGACGTCGCCGAGCCTGACCGCGAAACGGTCGCCACGGTGACGCTGGAGGTCATGACCTTGCGTTCGGAGATAGACATGCTCATCAAG GGCACTCATCCTCACCAGGAAGTCTTCAAAGACGTCGTCCCTCATTTCGTCCTTCAGAAG gGCACGACTGCGACCGACGGCGTCGTGATCCCGCCGCGAGAAGATCCGCCGGCGCCCAAGCCGGCTCCTCCGCCCCTGCTGCCCAAGCCCAGACTGGCGGGAGTCGGAGTTGCTCAGAAGCCGCCAACGCCGcagccgcccccgccgccgtcaT CGGCCCAGTGCAACCTGTGCGGCGGCCCGCCGATGATATTTTGCCCCTCGTGCGACAGTCAATCTTTTTGCGACGCGTGCGACGACCTCTTCCACCGCCATCCCGccagagccaatcacaagcggGACAGAGGACCGAAAACGATGGCGG AAATGTGTTCCATCTGCGGCGTGTCCTCCGCGCACGCTCAGTGCGCCACGTGCGTGCAGGCGCTGTGCCTCAAGTGCGACGACCTTTTCCACTCGCACCCCGAGCGAAAAGGTCACAGCAGGACGGTGCTCGCGGCCGCCAAGTCCGACAG CGCGTCCACGTGGACGTGCGTTCACTGCACCGCCGTCAACAAGTCGCGCGACCCGCTCTGCGCGACCTGCAAACGCGGGGCCACGCCCGCCAACACAG AGTGGCAGTGTAAGAGCTGCACAGTCATCAATCGAGGCAGCAGCATCCTTTGCGAGGTGTGCGAGCGCCCCCGTTTGGCCCCCCGCCCGTCCGTCGCCCCGGGGCTCTCCATCCCGGGTTCCGGTTCCGCGGCCGGAGTGCAG TCTCAGTGGACGTGTCAGGTCTGCACGTTTGTCAACACCTCGTCCACGGCGGCCTGCGAGGTCTGCGGCTCTCCGGCGAAACCGGCGGACGGCCCCCCGTGCCCGCCGCCGAAGTCCGCGGTCGAGGCGAAGCCCCAGGCCGTCCCGCCCCAGCCCAAGCCTCGGGTCAGCTTGGAGCTGAAGAGGCAGGACCGCATGAGGGAAGACGGACTCAAGCTTGTGCGCCGGTTCAAA GAAGCCGAGAAGCGCGGCATCAGCCCCGAGGAAGTGTACGCCGCGCTGCGCGTCTGCGACGGCAGCGGCGCCgacccctgcgattggcaggcctCGGAACTGCCCCACCTGCTGGACGAGATCTGCGCCATGGCGGCGTCCGTGCACGCGAGCGTCTCGGCCGGCGGCGAAGGCGTCAAGCTGTCGAGGGCCGAGGCCAAGCAGGCCTGGCTGGAAACTGGCGGCGACGCCGAGCGGGCCGTCGAGCGGCTGCTCCGAGACCGGCAGATGAAG CGACGCCCGCCAGTGCGAGGAGGCCCTGCGGCAAAGCGCCGGCGAGGTGAAGGGGGCCCTGTCCGTGCTGCAGCGCCCCCTGCTGGACGCCTTCCACAAGCGCATCTGGAGCGAGCAGCCCGAGGCGCCCGTGGACCCCAACCACCCCGACAAAGAG CGGATGTGCCGTCGTCTGCTGGCGCTGTACGGCCTGCCCAGCTGGGGGCGCTGCGAGCTGACCCTGTCGCTGCTGCAAGAGCCGGACGTGGCCTACTCGCTGGAGGACGTGGTGCAAGCGGTCAGGGAGTCGCACGACCGCGACTTCATCAAGCGGGTCCTCACCAACGAGTGTCCGTGCTGCCTGAGCATCTTCCCCCGCAGCAAGGTCTGACCCGGAAGCGCAATTACCGCGCGGTCAATGTTCATTTGACGTCGGGAAGTTGTTTCTGGACCGCTCGCGCGCAGATGCAGTCCCTGACGTCGTGCCAGTGCTCGGTTTGCCTGGAGTGTTTCACGCAGCACTTCACCATCACGGTGCGCGACAAGCACATCCGCGACATGGTTTGCCCCATCTGCCGCGGGCCCGACATCAACGACCCCGAGCAGCTGGACAGCTACTTCTCCACGCTCGACATCCAG CTGCGCGAGTGTTTGGAGGCTGACGTCTACGAGCTGTTCCACCGAAAGCTCACCGACCACACGCTAATGAAGGACCCCAAGTTCCTGTGGTGCTGCCAC TGCGTCTCAGGCTTCATCAACGAAGGCGAGCAGATGAAGGTGACGTGTCTGTCCTGCTGCAACAGCTTCTGCGCTCAGTGCAAGAAACCC TGGGAGCCGCAGCATCAGGATCTGTCCTGCGAGCAGTTCCAGCAGTGGAAGCGGGACAACGACGTGGAGTATCAGAAGCTGGGCCTGGCCGGATACCTGCGGGACAACGGCATCA